From the genome of Pseudanabaena sp. FACHB-2040:
GCTCAGCCTTGGTGGTACGACACATTCCAGGGCGCAACCTAACGCTCGTCATGGCGCTGACCGACAACCCCGCCGGACCAATGACGGTCACCACTCAAGACGGTACCCAAACCTCAGTCCTGTATGCAGGGCAGATGGCCCTGATACAGCCAAACCGGATTGAGGTAGTTGAATTTGACCTCAGCGCTTTTCATCAAACCAGCGACTTGGTTGATGGTTTGCGACTGGATGATGAGATCTTTGAGAGTGACGCCGACGATCCCTTACAAGCGGTTCGTGAAGAAACCCGGCAGGCTCTGGAACAGCAATCTCCTTTCAATACCGAAAGCGCTGTTCTTGCTCCCGACTTCATCAGAGCCGACGTCTCTCCTACAACGCAGACTGACGATCCTCAGCAACTGTTGACAAATGAGAACGGTCTAAATCAGTTTACCGAGCTAGAGCGATTTACTGATCTGCCCTCCAGTCTTGGACTGCCAGATAGAAGTAGCCCAGCTGAAGTGACTAGAGAACCCGCTGTCAGTTCTCCGGCTGAGACGCCTGCTGCTGCGACCCCCAGCGGGGTCGAGGTTACGGTGCCTACAGCCTCGACGGCCAATCCGGCTCCTGCTATAGGCGTGGCTCCATCTCCACCGATAACACCCGCTCTCCCCTCGATTGGCACTCCGGCAGTCTCTATCCCTGAATTTCCTGTAATTGCAATTCCCACAGTTCCTGGGACGGGTACTCCCGCAGCCCCGACCGCACCTACGACGCCTGCGAATCCGGTGGACCCGGAGGAGCCACTTCCCCCGGTTCAGGTCATTCCTGTAGATCCAGAAATAGGCGTTATCCCTACGACGCCCACTACCCCCGAAGTCCCAGCAGTTGGTACCCCGGCAACTCCAGCGACTCCAGCAACCCCAGCAAACCCGACAACTGGAACCCCAGCGACCCCAGCGACGCCAGCGACGCCTGCCAATCCGGGAGCTGGAACTCCAGCGACCCCAGCGACGCCAGCGACGCCTGCCAATCCGGGAGCTGGAACTCCAGCAACCCCAGCGACGCCAGCAACACCTGCCAATCCGGGAGCTGGAACTCCAGCAACCCCAGCGACGCCAGCAACACCTGCCAATCCAGGAGCTGGAGCTCCAGCGACCCCAGCGACGCCAGCGACGCCTGCCAATCCGGGAGCTGGAACTCCAGCAACCCCAGCGACGCCAGCAACACCTGCCAATCCAGGAGCTGGAACCCCAGCGACCCCAGCGACGCCAGCGACGCCTGCCAACCCAGGAGCTGGAACTCCAGCAACCCCAGCGACGCCAGCAACACCTGCCAATCCAGGAGCTGGAACCCCAGCAACCCCAGCAACGCCAGCAACGCCTGCGAATCCGGGAGCTGGAACCCCAGCAACCCCAGCAACGCCAGCAACGCCTGCGAATCCTCTGTAAAAAGATTTAATCCTGGCCCTTTTGAACACAGAGCCGGGATTAAACGTTTGAAAAGGCGTATGAACTCTGCATATGCCTTAACAGAACAGCGCCTCTTGCAACTTCTTCTTTCGTGAGGCGTCGAAGAAGAGTAGGCCCTTAGCGCCTAGAAATTACGGATGTATCCGTAATTTCACTTAGAATGCTATAAGATTAGGCACTAAGTAAGTCTCTTCTGGCGAGACTGTAAACCCTCAAGATCTTGATTTGAGCCTGCTAGGCGCAAGGAAAGGCCTTAGTAAATTACGACGTATTAAGAATCTGTAAAATTATCCAACTCTGTCATGAAGTAAAATTATCAGGATTGTTCAAAGGGTCAGGGTGCTTCTTCAGTGATTTCGCTGTTGACTAATACAAGTGTTTATATTCGCTAAAAGCCTTAGTTAATCTGTCTTAGTTAATTCTTTTAAGTTCGGTGCAGTTACCCAGGCAAGGTCGTAATGCTGTCTAAACAGGTCATAGCTGCCGTGTTGTGTCAACGCCTTACTCAAATTGCTGGATTGGCTCTCTTGACCAGTGCTCTGCTGCTGCCCTCCCCAGCTAAAGCAGATGTTGCCCTGACTCGAGCCGATATTAATGCTTTACTCAACCGAGTTGAGCTTATTCCTCGAGGTCGCTCGGCTCGTCCGGCGCGAGTATCCGACTTTTTGGGCACGGGTGATGCGCTGAGAACGGCTGCAGCTTCTCGAGCCGAATTACGTTTCAACGATGGTTCTTTAGCGCGAGTTGGGGAGCGGGCAACTTTCCGCTTTACCCCCAATACCCGCAACTTCCGGTTGACTAACGGCACTGTGCTGCTGTTGGTTCCACCAGGACGA
Proteins encoded in this window:
- a CDS encoding FecR domain-containing protein: MVCQKFISLAGLAALVGPLLLACPVKADVALTRANVNALLNRVELIPRGRSARPARLSDFLGTGDALRTAAQSRAELRFNDGSLARIGEQATFRFTPNTRNFRLTNGTVLLLVPPGRGRTTIQTPNAITGIQGSALVVRHIPGRNLTLVMALTDNPAGPMTVTTQDGTQTSVLYAGQMALIQPNRIEVVEFDLSAFHQTSDLVDGLRLDDEIFESDADDPLQAVREETRQALEQQSPFNTESAVLAPDFIRADVSPTTQTDDPQQLLTNENGLNQFTELERFTDLPSSLGLPDRSSPAEVTREPAVSSPAETPAAATPSGVEVTVPTASTANPAPAIGVAPSPPITPALPSIGTPAVSIPEFPVIAIPTVPGTGTPAAPTAPTTPANPVDPEEPLPPVQVIPVDPEIGVIPTTPTTPEVPAVGTPATPATPATPANPTTGTPATPATPATPANPGAGTPATPATPATPANPGAGTPATPATPATPANPGAGTPATPATPATPANPGAGAPATPATPATPANPGAGTPATPATPATPANPGAGTPATPATPATPANPGAGTPATPATPATPANPGAGTPATPATPATPANPGAGTPATPATPATPANPL